Proteins encoded by one window of Paenibacillus sp. DCT19:
- a CDS encoding HAD-IIIA family hydrolase, whose product MNTPHIRNFPTQAVFIDRDGTIGGSDQIEYPGEMQLFDGVAESISTLSQHGFELFGFTNQPGITAGHSTVEAFQQEMKLFGIEHTYVCPHPAHAQCECRKPRPDMLIQAAEDHHLNLEQCIVIGDRWSDMVAARAAGCLCVLVRTGAGMRALQEDRSRWETMEADYIATDFNDAVKWIVQRRVQPPQDIVIRQVASEDAAALLELHRALDRESMYMLYNPGERKSTIQAQARFIDQLNESPNSTTWLAEHQGRVIGHLTVIGGGAERIRHRASIVIGVRKAYAGRGMGTRLMEALEMWRSSAGITRLELTVMSHNHTAIGLYHKIGFVQEGKKVKSLLVDGAYVDEYMMSKLYERDAD is encoded by the coding sequence ATGAACACTCCGCACATAAGAAACTTTCCAACACAAGCCGTGTTTATAGACCGTGATGGCACGATTGGAGGTTCAGACCAGATCGAATATCCTGGCGAGATGCAATTGTTTGATGGTGTCGCAGAATCAATCAGCACTCTGTCACAGCATGGGTTCGAGTTATTTGGCTTCACAAATCAGCCTGGTATAACAGCAGGGCATTCCACGGTCGAAGCTTTTCAACAAGAAATGAAGCTCTTCGGCATCGAGCATACGTATGTGTGCCCTCATCCGGCTCACGCACAGTGTGAATGTCGCAAACCGAGACCGGATATGTTAATCCAAGCAGCAGAAGATCATCATCTGAATCTCGAACAATGTATTGTCATTGGCGACCGTTGGTCAGACATGGTTGCTGCACGTGCTGCAGGGTGTCTATGCGTCCTCGTTAGAACTGGTGCAGGTATGCGTGCGTTGCAGGAAGATCGGTCTCGATGGGAGACAATGGAAGCGGACTATATAGCCACTGATTTTAACGATGCGGTGAAATGGATTGTCCAGAGAAGGGTTCAACCACCTCAAGATATAGTTATTCGTCAAGTTGCTTCCGAAGATGCGGCAGCTCTTCTAGAGCTGCACCGGGCTTTGGATCGTGAGAGCATGTATATGCTCTATAATCCGGGAGAGCGTAAGTCAACCATTCAAGCACAGGCGCGTTTCATAGACCAACTAAATGAATCACCGAACAGTACGACCTGGCTTGCAGAACATCAGGGCAGAGTCATTGGTCATCTTACTGTCATTGGAGGTGGCGCCGAACGGATTCGTCATCGAGCGAGTATCGTTATTGGTGTGCGTAAAGCTTATGCTGGACGAGGCATGGGTACGCGTCTTATGGAAGCATTGGAGATGTGGAGATCAAGTGCAGGTATAACTCGACTTGAATTGACAGTCATGAGCCATAATCACACAGCGATCGGATTGTATCACAAGATTGGTTTTGTACAAGAAGGAAAGAAAGTGAAATCTCTTCTGGTCGATGGTGCGTATGTTGACGAATATATGATGAGCAAGCTGTATGAGCGTGATGCAGATTAA
- a CDS encoding manganese-dependent inorganic pyrophosphatase, with product MEKALIFGHKNPDTDTICSAIAYADLKAKLGHEVEAVRLGDVNGETQFALDHFKVEAPRLIKTAANEVNKVILVDHNERQQSVSDIEEVTVVEVIDHHRIANFETSQPLYFRAEPVGCTATILNKMYKENGVEISAPIAGLMLSAIISDSLLFKSPTCTEQDVAAARELAAIAGVDADSYGLDMLKAGADLSQKTIAELISLDAKEFVMGQAKVEIAQVNAVDVNDVLVKKAELQAAIDAIISSKGLDLFVFVVTDILNNDSVALAYGASTNAVEKAYNVTLADSQALLKGVVSRKSQIVPVLTEAFNSL from the coding sequence ATGGAAAAAGCGTTAATCTTCGGACACAAAAATCCTGACACAGACACGATCTGTTCAGCAATTGCTTATGCAGATCTCAAAGCAAAATTAGGTCATGAGGTTGAAGCGGTTCGTCTTGGAGACGTGAACGGTGAAACTCAGTTTGCACTGGATCATTTCAAGGTGGAAGCACCACGTTTGATCAAAACGGCAGCAAATGAAGTAAACAAAGTCATCCTGGTTGACCACAACGAGCGTCAGCAAAGTGTTAGTGATATCGAAGAAGTAACAGTGGTAGAAGTTATTGACCATCACCGTATTGCGAACTTTGAGACAAGCCAGCCACTGTATTTCCGCGCAGAGCCTGTGGGCTGTACTGCAACGATTTTAAATAAAATGTACAAAGAGAACGGTGTAGAGATCAGCGCACCGATTGCTGGACTTATGCTGTCTGCTATTATCTCTGACTCCCTGTTGTTCAAATCGCCAACTTGCACGGAGCAAGATGTAGCGGCTGCACGTGAACTGGCTGCTATTGCGGGTGTAGATGCAGACAGCTACGGATTGGACATGCTCAAAGCAGGTGCTGATCTGAGTCAAAAAACGATTGCTGAATTGATTTCTTTGGATGCCAAAGAATTCGTAATGGGTCAAGCAAAAGTTGAAATCGCACAAGTCAATGCTGTTGACGTTAACGATGTACTTGTGAAAAAAGCTGAATTGCAAGCTGCAATTGACGCAATCATCTCCAGTAAAGGTCTCGACCTCTTCGTATTTGTTGTAACAGATATCCTCAACAACGATTCTGTTGCTCTGGCATACGGGGCTTCTACTAATGCAGTGGAAAAAGCGTACAATGTAACGTTGGCTGATAGCCAAGCTCTTCTGAAGGGTGTAGTATCTCGTAAATCACAGATTGTTCCGGTTCTGACAGAAGCATTCAACAGTCTGTAA
- a CDS encoding metallophosphoesterase family protein — MFSLILMGFGSDLDKRGRIHIRRCVISDIHGCYDEFNALLHHVSYDSVQDELILLGDYVDRGLKSRQVVDQIIELQQRHSIIALKGNHDAMMVKALTNDNKEYDSHWIRNGGLQTLGSYVNYATAWDENEFDWNAFDEAKVWVRNHYSHHLQFLDQLPLVYEIPGYVFVHAGINPDVPDWRKQPESDFMWIREPFYSRPTAIEETVVFGHTPVKYLHDEMGIWFTSTGDKIGIDGGCAYGAQLNMLTISEDGSLQTFFVKNRENAEDVEL, encoded by the coding sequence GTGTTCAGCTTAATCCTAATGGGCTTTGGTAGTGACCTCGATAAGAGAGGAAGGATTCACATTCGTAGATGCGTTATAAGTGATATTCATGGCTGTTACGACGAATTCAATGCTCTGCTCCACCATGTGAGCTATGATTCGGTTCAGGATGAATTAATTTTGCTTGGAGACTATGTGGATCGAGGGCTCAAGAGCAGACAGGTCGTTGATCAGATCATAGAGCTACAGCAACGTCATTCTATCATTGCGCTGAAGGGAAATCATGATGCGATGATGGTTAAAGCGTTGACCAATGATAACAAGGAATACGATAGCCACTGGATTCGCAATGGTGGTTTACAGACACTTGGTAGTTATGTAAACTATGCAACAGCATGGGACGAAAATGAATTTGACTGGAATGCCTTTGATGAAGCCAAAGTGTGGGTACGCAACCACTATAGCCATCATCTTCAGTTTCTGGATCAACTTCCGTTGGTATATGAAATTCCGGGTTATGTGTTTGTACATGCAGGGATTAATCCAGACGTACCGGATTGGCGTAAGCAGCCAGAGAGTGACTTTATGTGGATTCGGGAACCGTTCTATTCCAGACCTACGGCAATTGAGGAAACGGTGGTCTTCGGGCATACGCCTGTGAAATATTTGCATGATGAGATGGGCATTTGGTTCACCTCAACGGGTGATAAGATTGGCATCGACGGTGGATGCGCCTATGGTGCTCAACTGAACATGCTCACAATTAGTGAGGATGGCAGTCTACAGACGTTCTTTGTGAAAAATAGAGAGAATGCAGAGGACGTGGAACTTTAA
- a CDS encoding PAS domain S-box protein — MSNPITQNRLLFEQLYTHAPIGIAVASHVNGRWLQLNPAFCEMLGYPEDELIDTPIIHMIYEPDLDMDSFRSEFYDMTNGVTMMYETEFRLKRKNNTLLWACVRACIVKDEITEEPLYLLVQAADISKQKEAEERLIIQRQKLEESSQISRMLTESTLDMIAIHHADVERTFKYISPACESMLGYTPEELIGQSGLSVIYPEDIPLVKAYVSGQVQGLAPDRISYRLRHKDGSPVWADTLTQYVYDKQGNLQEMIAVTRDMTASKQEELRQQEYQSLFDFNPLGVTSLAPDGKLLKANSGQEQLTGHTKEELLGGSFEHLIDPVDLEKTRYYFEESVKGKAQSYEIGLIHKDGQRIETSVINVPIILEGQVVGVFGITSDITESKRYVEEIENLSYERALILNAMSEGVIGLDQEGHIIFANPAATEMMDFCPSATNGMPFEEIILQMQSEGIPYPTNETPIVKAVREGRSLPRSESVFWRQDGSSFLAEFQLKPIMDQGKTRGAVLVFRDMTSVNEIIRAKEVAEHADKAKSEFLAIMSHELRTPLNGIMGMAHLLKETELDEEQHGFAEIIIDSGESLLHILNEILDFSKIEAGKMDLAHEAVDLREMTAGVMELFALRASEKNIELYCDISDQIPERIRGDETRIRQVLINLVGNAVKFTDKGNIQIHMNVNPAECENEDRLTLAFTVKDTGIGIPLEKQHQLFQSFSQLDPSINRKYGGTGLGLAISKKLVELMGGAIGVQSDAGEGAEFYFTLSLERWNDESGELIEQSDEVSEQTDQSRQAAGIKILVAEDQQLNSHLMEEMLRKHGGVCDIVENGEEAVKALEREHYDLIFMDIKMPIMDGIEATCKIRQTHPEIPVIAAITAFVGATDREACLKCGMQDFISKPFSSQEIRRVMNTWVPFIRAHQKTLDNQ; from the coding sequence GTGTCGAATCCAATTACACAGAACCGTTTGCTGTTCGAACAACTATATACTCATGCGCCGATCGGCATTGCTGTTGCTTCACATGTGAATGGTCGTTGGCTCCAGCTCAATCCCGCCTTTTGTGAGATGTTGGGATACCCTGAAGACGAGTTAATTGATACACCAATCATACATATGATTTATGAGCCTGATCTGGATATGGATAGCTTCCGGTCTGAATTCTACGATATGACCAATGGCGTCACCATGATGTATGAAACGGAGTTCCGCCTCAAACGCAAAAATAATACACTTCTATGGGCATGCGTAAGGGCATGTATCGTCAAGGATGAGATAACGGAAGAACCATTATATTTGCTCGTACAAGCAGCTGATATTTCGAAGCAAAAGGAAGCGGAGGAGCGCTTGATCATCCAGCGCCAAAAGTTGGAGGAAAGCAGCCAAATCTCTCGTATGCTCACAGAATCAACCTTGGATATGATCGCCATTCATCATGCCGATGTTGAGCGTACTTTCAAATATATATCGCCCGCCTGCGAAAGCATGCTTGGTTATACACCGGAGGAATTAATAGGTCAATCCGGCTTATCTGTGATCTATCCAGAGGATATTCCTCTGGTCAAGGCATATGTGTCAGGACAAGTGCAAGGTCTTGCTCCGGATCGAATCAGTTATCGTCTCCGGCATAAGGATGGATCGCCAGTGTGGGCGGATACGTTAACTCAGTATGTATATGATAAGCAGGGTAATCTTCAGGAGATGATTGCCGTAACGAGAGATATGACCGCCAGCAAGCAAGAGGAGCTTCGTCAGCAGGAATATCAGTCACTATTCGACTTTAATCCATTGGGGGTAACGTCACTTGCTCCAGATGGGAAGCTGCTTAAAGCGAATTCGGGACAGGAGCAGCTTACTGGACATACCAAAGAGGAGCTGCTAGGTGGCTCGTTTGAACATCTCATTGATCCGGTAGATCTGGAGAAGACCCGTTACTATTTTGAAGAGAGTGTGAAGGGGAAAGCTCAGAGCTATGAGATTGGACTAATTCACAAAGACGGTCAGCGCATTGAAACGAGTGTAATTAATGTTCCGATTATTCTTGAAGGACAAGTCGTAGGTGTATTTGGAATCACGAGTGATATTACGGAATCTAAACGATATGTAGAAGAAATTGAAAATTTAAGTTATGAACGTGCACTCATATTAAATGCAATGTCCGAAGGGGTGATTGGGCTTGATCAGGAGGGACATATCATCTTCGCAAATCCGGCTGCAACAGAGATGATGGACTTCTGCCCGAGTGCTACCAATGGCATGCCGTTTGAGGAGATTATATTGCAAATGCAAAGCGAAGGTATCCCTTATCCAACAAACGAAACGCCAATAGTGAAAGCTGTTCGTGAAGGACGGAGCCTGCCAAGGTCAGAGTCCGTTTTCTGGAGACAGGATGGTTCAAGCTTCCTTGCAGAATTTCAACTTAAGCCCATTATGGATCAGGGGAAAACGCGAGGAGCAGTATTGGTCTTTCGTGATATGACAAGTGTGAATGAGATTATTCGGGCGAAGGAAGTGGCTGAGCATGCGGATAAAGCCAAGTCTGAATTTCTTGCGATTATGAGTCATGAGCTGCGCACACCACTGAATGGCATTATGGGAATGGCACATTTATTAAAGGAAACAGAACTTGATGAGGAACAACATGGATTTGCCGAGATCATCATTGATAGCGGGGAATCTTTGTTGCATATCCTCAATGAGATTCTGGATTTCAGCAAAATTGAAGCTGGCAAAATGGATCTTGCGCATGAGGCGGTCGATCTGAGAGAGATGACGGCGGGTGTAATGGAACTGTTTGCACTGCGTGCATCCGAGAAAAATATTGAATTATATTGTGACATATCGGATCAGATCCCTGAGCGAATAAGAGGGGACGAGACACGTATTCGCCAAGTGCTCATCAACCTCGTTGGTAATGCGGTCAAATTCACGGATAAGGGCAACATTCAAATCCACATGAATGTGAATCCAGCAGAATGTGAGAATGAGGATCGGCTTACACTGGCATTTACGGTGAAAGATACAGGAATTGGTATACCGCTTGAGAAGCAGCATCAGCTATTTCAATCGTTCTCGCAGCTTGATCCTTCCATTAATCGCAAATATGGAGGCACAGGTCTAGGGCTGGCAATCAGCAAAAAGCTGGTGGAGCTTATGGGCGGTGCGATTGGCGTACAGAGTGATGCGGGTGAGGGAGCAGAATTCTATTTCACTTTGTCGCTAGAGCGCTGGAATGACGAATCTGGAGAGCTTATAGAGCAATCCGACGAAGTGAGTGAACAAACCGATCAGTCACGTCAGGCTGCGGGGATTAAAATTTTAGTGGCAGAGGATCAACAACTGAACAGTCACCTTATGGAGGAGATGCTGCGTAAGCATGGCGGTGTATGTGACATTGTAGAGAATGGTGAAGAGGCTGTGAAGGCTCTGGAACGTGAGCATTACGATCTTATCTTTATGGATATCAAAATGCCCATCATGGATGGCATCGAGGCAACCTGCAAAATTAGGCAAACCCATCCGGAAATTCCGGTCATTGCTGCCATCACGGCATTTGTTGGTGCTACAGATCGTGAAGCATGTTTGAAGTGTGGCATGCAGGATTTTATTAGCAAACCATTCAGTTCTCAGGAGATACGTCGTGTCATGAATACATGGGTTCCCTTTATTCGAGCTCATCAAAAAACGTTAGATAACCAATGA
- the infC gene encoding translation initiation factor IF-3, translating into MIKNEKIKASEVHVTGINGEDLGIMSTREALALAKQYKVDLVCTSLMTSPPPCKLIGAGAAKAEAQQEKKKSSKSPDKRKVKEIRLTLQMEDHDRDTKQAQAERILKKGDSVKLVIQVHGSKEGAAGKEWAEQLSQALAEFGSKTTGVQVSGKQVVVQLDPK; encoded by the coding sequence TTGATTAAAAATGAAAAGATCAAAGCATCGGAAGTCCATGTAACCGGGATAAACGGTGAGGATCTCGGAATCATGTCTACGCGTGAGGCGCTTGCCTTGGCGAAACAGTATAAGGTGGATCTGGTCTGCACCTCTCTCATGACCAGTCCACCACCGTGCAAACTAATTGGGGCTGGAGCAGCCAAAGCAGAGGCGCAGCAAGAGAAGAAGAAATCAAGCAAATCTCCGGATAAACGTAAGGTGAAGGAGATCCGTTTAACTCTGCAAATGGAAGATCATGATCGGGATACCAAGCAAGCACAGGCAGAGCGTATCTTGAAAAAAGGGGATTCCGTGAAGCTGGTCATTCAGGTTCACGGAAGCAAAGAGGGTGCGGCCGGCAAGGAATGGGCGGAGCAGCTAAGCCAAGCCTTGGCCGAATTCGGCAGCAAAACAACAGGGGTACAGGTGAGTGGTAAACAAGTTGTAGTTCAGTTAGATCCAAAGTAA
- a CDS encoding protein-glutamine gamma-glutamyltransferase, with translation MIIVANQPVQLNRADWTPFEWHWLQQLQNSSKVYTYQSMEHLQFEWKLRSSLVEAAEGLNASGVSFASFEQSRCNPVYWNLNAQGGFELRPNVTPAEGIRDIWRNGSLYAFECATATVIVLYGGVLGSIREDAFNSLFRNLLLFDWHYDSDLRLTEKNGSDDALPGDVLYFKNPDVSPETPEWQGENTIKLREDWYYGHGIGIAHGEQIIRTLNQFRVPGSRTSAYLMDTVIYPDFYYLSRFANSNNVNSGSASTPVLPGQLYVRVGGSRYLRT, from the coding sequence ATGATTATTGTTGCAAATCAACCTGTTCAATTAAATCGCGCAGACTGGACTCCCTTTGAATGGCACTGGCTACAACAACTTCAAAACAGTTCGAAAGTGTATACGTACCAGTCCATGGAGCATCTTCAATTTGAATGGAAACTGCGTTCTTCGCTTGTCGAAGCGGCTGAGGGGCTTAATGCCAGTGGTGTTAGCTTCGCCTCGTTCGAACAATCCAGATGTAATCCCGTTTACTGGAATCTGAATGCCCAAGGTGGATTTGAATTAAGACCTAACGTTACACCCGCAGAGGGAATTCGCGACATTTGGAGAAACGGATCCTTGTACGCCTTCGAATGTGCAACTGCAACCGTCATCGTATTATATGGTGGTGTGCTTGGAAGCATCCGTGAAGATGCCTTCAATTCACTATTCCGCAACCTGCTCCTCTTCGACTGGCATTACGATAGCGATCTCCGCTTAACAGAGAAAAACGGCAGTGACGACGCCCTCCCTGGGGATGTACTCTATTTCAAAAATCCGGATGTGTCTCCCGAAACGCCGGAGTGGCAAGGGGAGAATACGATTAAACTTCGGGAGGATTGGTATTATGGTCACGGTATTGGTATTGCTCATGGGGAACAAATTATACGCACCTTGAATCAATTCCGCGTTCCAGGTAGCCGCACCTCTGCGTATCTGATGGATACGGTCATTTATCCTGATTTTTATTATCTGTCACGGTTTGCAAATAGCAATAATGTGAATTCAGGTTCTGCATCGACGCCTGTGTTACCGGGACAGTTATACGTACGTGTAGGTGGTAGTCGTTATTTGAGAACCTGA
- a CDS encoding LTA synthase family protein has protein sequence MYNSKHERISSRTLFVVLFILLLLKLTLLRYFFFQGLSGIGFLTDTLGALTVVCVLDLIVPKSWKRIVYGGFNLIFSLVLFAATLYNVHFSSVPTYTALSELGQVAQVRGSIGPLIRPVHFTFFADIVLALPLWFILRSRRNFRSQGSYSNSGLSFGRSRKRYWGKVGVALTAAFSIVLSGSFIVKGETIDNELVRAENLGFLNYQVSSAILTSKENEAIANGNINETIAKINQLVSQYPYQDKTSQGSAVKAKYFGQAKGSNLIVLQLESFQNFPIHASLDSQVLTPVLNELASESYYFPHFFQQIGQGNTSDAEFMSNTSIYPTGVVPMSAGYSDRDLPSLPKLLRERGYQSETFHGNDVTFWNRNKMYPAIGFDRYFDKPSFKNDRFNDFGPSDEELYRVGVEKMTAHQAANEPFYAQFITASSHSPFKVPADRARITVPETITNTLLHDYLQAINYTDYAVGQLINELKASGLWDNTTLVIYGDHFGLPANDEITKQIQDNLHVPYDGNVSRFNIPLIIHTPQQSKGQVVEQPGGQLDIMPTVLNLMGVSLQEEQFTAFGHDLLNMDHNAFGIRYYLPTGSFVNNGIMFIPGAGFDDGKAFSIKTYEPVTDLEPYRADYEHVLSLMKLSDEYVKLLPKRAP, from the coding sequence ATGTATAATTCTAAACACGAACGGATATCATCACGCACATTATTTGTCGTGTTATTTATCCTCTTGCTGCTGAAGCTCACGCTTTTGCGGTATTTCTTTTTCCAAGGCCTCTCTGGCATTGGTTTTCTCACAGATACGCTGGGTGCTCTAACGGTGGTCTGTGTGCTTGATTTAATTGTACCCAAGAGCTGGAAACGCATCGTATACGGGGGCTTTAACCTGATTTTCTCTCTCGTGCTGTTTGCCGCAACGTTATATAATGTGCATTTTAGTTCAGTACCCACGTACACAGCACTAAGCGAATTAGGGCAAGTGGCTCAAGTACGAGGCAGTATCGGCCCACTCATTCGACCTGTGCACTTTACATTTTTTGCGGATATCGTGCTTGCACTGCCACTATGGTTTATCCTGCGCTCCAGACGTAATTTCCGGAGTCAAGGAAGTTACAGCAACAGCGGGTTGAGCTTTGGCAGAAGCCGTAAAAGATATTGGGGTAAGGTGGGCGTTGCACTTACGGCTGCGTTTAGTATCGTTCTGTCAGGCAGCTTTATTGTCAAAGGAGAGACGATTGATAATGAACTGGTTCGAGCGGAAAATCTTGGATTTCTTAACTACCAGGTGTCCTCTGCCATTCTGACGAGCAAAGAAAACGAAGCCATTGCCAATGGCAATATTAATGAGACCATTGCGAAGATCAATCAATTAGTAAGTCAATATCCATATCAAGATAAAACAAGTCAGGGCTCTGCAGTTAAAGCGAAGTATTTTGGTCAAGCTAAAGGCAGTAATCTGATTGTGCTGCAACTGGAATCTTTTCAAAATTTTCCGATTCACGCTTCACTGGATAGTCAAGTGTTAACGCCAGTGCTCAATGAATTAGCAAGTGAAAGCTATTATTTCCCTCATTTCTTCCAACAAATTGGTCAAGGTAATACATCGGACGCTGAGTTTATGTCGAACACATCGATCTATCCTACTGGCGTGGTTCCCATGTCTGCCGGATATAGTGATCGTGATCTACCTAGCTTACCTAAATTGCTTCGCGAGCGTGGGTATCAGTCGGAGACGTTTCATGGTAATGATGTGACGTTCTGGAACCGGAACAAGATGTATCCTGCGATTGGATTCGATCGGTATTTCGACAAGCCAAGCTTCAAGAATGATCGATTTAATGATTTTGGTCCATCGGATGAGGAGTTGTATCGTGTTGGTGTTGAGAAAATGACTGCTCACCAAGCTGCGAACGAACCGTTCTACGCGCAGTTTATTACAGCATCCAGCCACTCACCTTTTAAAGTCCCAGCTGATCGGGCACGAATTACTGTCCCTGAGACAATTACGAACACATTGCTGCATGATTATTTGCAAGCTATCAATTATACCGATTATGCGGTTGGGCAACTCATTAATGAATTAAAGGCAAGTGGACTGTGGGACAACACAACGTTAGTCATTTATGGTGATCACTTCGGTCTGCCAGCAAATGATGAGATCACGAAACAGATTCAAGACAATCTTCATGTGCCGTATGATGGGAATGTGAGTCGTTTCAACATCCCACTAATCATCCACACACCTCAGCAGTCTAAAGGGCAAGTGGTTGAACAGCCTGGAGGTCAGTTGGACATCATGCCAACGGTGCTGAATTTGATGGGCGTATCGTTGCAGGAAGAGCAGTTTACAGCTTTTGGTCACGATCTGCTGAATATGGACCATAATGCATTTGGCATTCGCTATTATTTGCCGACTGGCTCATTTGTTAATAATGGAATCATGTTTATACCTGGTGCTGGCTTCGATGATGGGAAGGCATTTTCAATTAAAACGTATGAACCCGTCACCGATCTGGAGCCATATCGCGCCGACTATGAGCATGTGCTGAGCTTGATGAAGCTGTCAGATGAGTATGTGAAGCTATTGCCTAAACGGGCACCCTAA
- a CDS encoding LLM class flavin-dependent oxidoreductase, with product MKLSVLEHGHINEGRTVQDTLQETVTLAKHADELGFSRFWMSEHHGGGALSFSSPEVMIAHIAAHTERIRVGSGGVMLPHYSAYKVAENFRLLEALHPGRIDLGIGRAPGGMPIASRALNEGKSSNVQFFPQQIADLGGYFHEQLSEDHRFASLVAAPSVPTVPEVWLLGSSSEGARIAAAQGTAYAFAQFFGTPGGEEAMKHYRRHFKPSILNDRPHSMIAVSAFCAETEEEAAELARSNELFFLRLGRGLEQSSFPSLETVHNYPYTAMEMEQIRQRRSFSIVGTPDQVKEKITAMAEVHEADEVIIASAIHSFDARLRSFGLIAEAFGLKKD from the coding sequence ATGAAATTAAGTGTGCTTGAACATGGACATATCAACGAAGGACGTACGGTGCAGGATACGCTTCAAGAGACAGTTACGCTTGCGAAGCATGCGGATGAACTTGGCTTTTCGCGTTTCTGGATGTCAGAACACCATGGTGGCGGTGCGCTCTCCTTTTCAAGTCCTGAAGTCATGATTGCACATATCGCTGCTCATACCGAGCGGATTCGGGTAGGATCAGGTGGTGTAATGCTCCCACATTATAGTGCATACAAGGTTGCAGAGAACTTCCGTTTGTTAGAGGCATTGCATCCTGGTCGTATTGATCTCGGGATTGGTAGAGCACCTGGAGGCATGCCGATTGCAAGTCGAGCTCTCAATGAGGGGAAGTCCTCCAACGTGCAATTTTTCCCGCAACAGATCGCAGATCTGGGAGGTTACTTTCATGAGCAATTATCAGAGGATCATCGCTTCGCTTCCCTAGTGGCTGCTCCATCTGTGCCGACAGTGCCAGAGGTATGGTTACTTGGTTCTAGCTCTGAAGGGGCAAGAATTGCAGCCGCGCAAGGAACGGCGTATGCGTTTGCTCAATTCTTTGGCACACCAGGTGGGGAAGAAGCAATGAAGCATTATCGTCGACATTTCAAACCGTCGATCCTTAATGATCGACCTCATTCTATGATTGCTGTCTCTGCGTTCTGTGCGGAGACTGAAGAGGAAGCGGCTGAGCTTGCTCGAAGCAATGAGCTTTTCTTCTTGCGCTTAGGTCGTGGGCTGGAACAGAGCTCATTCCCATCATTAGAGACGGTTCACAACTATCCTTATACTGCAATGGAAATGGAGCAGATTCGCCAGCGTCGTTCATTCTCAATCGTAGGTACACCGGATCAGGTGAAAGAGAAAATTACAGCAATGGCTGAGGTGCATGAAGCCGATGAAGTGATCATCGCCTCAGCCATTCATTCATTTGACGCACGTCTTCGCTCATTCGGCTTGATTGCAGAAGCCTTCGGCTTAAAGAAGGATTAA